The Kryptolebias marmoratus isolate JLee-2015 linkage group LG21, ASM164957v2, whole genome shotgun sequence genome segment gtgtggtttaAGTATGCCATATATCCTTGGCTTGCCATCATTTCCTCATttgccctcctcctcccctcttcTGTTCTGaactcctcccccctccctagTCCCAGGTGTCAGTACAAACACATCACAAGTGCACATTAATCTGGTAACTCTGTCAGTGGATGCAAAGAGTCAGACTGATCTGACATCCAGACACCACACGTTCTGCACAAAGACAACAGAGACGCTGTACTTTTTCAGATGAAGGAGGGTTGGACTCATCATTTTCATGTAAATGTCTGGTCCACTGGGACCATAGTGGGATTTTTTTGGGCGACTGTTCAGTGAGCCTTTTAACAGGTGGTgggatttgttttttcattccaggcctgtattgtttttatgtcagGACATGAACCCACACTGTCCCTCTGTGGTGGATATGAATACACAGGCACAGCGTAATTTATCTAAAAGACATGGGATGGGCATGATGCCCGTCTGAGTAGCCTGGGTTACCAACAGTTCAGAGACAGTGTGTGGTAATGTGTGTTTTGATAATTCATCATTAGTAATTATCGTCTGTCTGCCTGATATGATGTTCTTGGCAGTAATTGATCAAACCTGTAAGAGTCATCAAACTGGAACTGGAGCAGGGTGAGGTAATCATGTCCGTTTTTCTTGTCTAGGTGTTGACTTCAAGGTGAAGACCCTTTCTGTGGATGGCAACAAGGCAAAGTTGGCAATATGGGTAAGATACAAACCTAATGAACTTTTCATCACTTAAACACTAATTTAGACAAACTTGCAACTCTTTTCTCTCAAACCCTGTCAGATTTATGTGCCACTCAGGCTCTCTGGCTGTGCTGTTTAGTCACCACAAGATGGCGCTTGTGAATCACTGTTCACTTTGAGAAACAGAGGAGTTTGTCATTGTATCCACTTGTTTTGCAGGACACCGCTGGACAGGAGCGCTTTCGAACCCTAACACCAAGTTACTACCGCGGGGCCCAGGGAGTCATCCTGGGTAATTATTCAttaagcctgtgtgtgtgttttcttcactgacacacacacacacgcacgcacgcccTGTAGTAGTTTTCACTAAAGAGaattacctaaaaaaaataaatgttctcaACAAGAAGAACCAGAAtgtatgtatttgtttattaaaaatctaatgtaattgtaataaaatataatttgataggaaataaacaatttaatataaattgataatttagaaaattataaaaaatggTAAATTCTTATTTCAGCAAGAAGAAACTAGCATTGAAAATTAAACTAAAgagtttttaacatgttttcttttaaagttttcttctgCTTCACATATAGATAATAAATAAGTTGTGAACTATTTCCCACCTCCTGAGTTGTTAGATTTTAATGTTAAATCAAAATCTAAGTGAAGTCAAAGTGGATctgtcaaacttaaaaaaaattcatattaatttgactttttagtGATGGCCATGCTAATTTTCCTGAGTCacggtgtttttttgtttttgtttttgtgtgttttcctgctctCTGCAGAGGGAAgccaacctttttttaattaattaattatttaccaATAATTTCCAGGCCCCTATTTAAGTTCAGGTTTGCTGGCATGCATGGGACTTGATTTTTCTACAAGATGCTGAGCTGCTCCGTTTGGTTTTatctgtaagttttttttttaatggaaaactCTGAgctttttcatttgatttactGCAGTCTATGATGTCACCCGACGGGAAACCTTCACCAAGCTGGACAACTGGCTGAATGAGCTGGAGACGTACTGTACAAGGAATGACCTCGTCAAAATGCTTGTGGGAAACAAAATTGATAAAGTGGGTTTGCAGTCGAGCACAAAATCTTTGAGTTTCCAACTGAGTCTAACAATAAGACTGGTTGATTAGAAATCACCTGAGTATAaagattagatttttattattactattattctatttttcctgttattattttaaagtggaCCTTTAATCATTCTCACACCAGAAGTAACCAACGGGAACATGTCTACGCAGTGAAACATTGTGACATCTATGAATTGATAACCACAGTAGTTGACAGTTCTGCTCAGCAAAGTTCAACTAAGCCCTTTCCTCTCGTCTGTTTTAGGAGAACCACGAGGTCGACCGAGCTGAAGGGCTGAAGTTTGCAAGAAAACATTCCATGCTTTTCATCGGTGAGCTTTTACTCCACACAGACCAGCTGGGTGCAGGGATCACAGCTGACTATTACACAAGGAAACAGCTTTTACAATACCATCATACTTTAGGATTCTCTTCAGTTTGATTTGATGCTTAATTATCAGTGAAGGATTGCTTTATGAAGgtaaatgtcttgttttaatctttattaaGTAAGGAAAAAGGCTGTTTTAGTGTGTTAGTTGAAATGAAAGGATTCAACTCTGAAGCCTCCTCATTTcaagtattcaccccttttgGCATTCTGTTTTGTgacctttattctgaaattttcTATCActgtaaagtttaaaatgtttttattatgaaacaaacaagattTCCGATCAATAAATGGAAAACATGAGCATGTCTAACTGTTCACCCCTCCGTAGTCATTACTGTAGATCAGACTTTAATGCAGCTCCTGGGGTTCAGAGTTTGGGATCTGTATGTGACCTGTACTTTTGTGTCTTACCTGTGTGGAGacttccttggtcttcatgctgtctcttgcttggtgaTAGCCCACACTACTTAAGGGTGTTGATTCTGGAGGTTATCAGAACTTTAGTAAATGTACAGAACATAAccatgttgtgcaatgtgtccAGTTTGAGGATCTGTCTCCGTCCTCATCCACACACCTCACTCTCCTTCCCCCTCTGTTTGCTCAGAGGCAAGTGCAAAGACAAAGGACGGTGTTCAGTGTGCGTTTGAGGAGCTGGTGGAGAAGATCATCCAGACCCCCGGTTTATGGCAGAGCGAGAACCACGGCCGAGCAGTTCAGCTCACAGACGAAGACGCAGGAGGTGGAAGCTGCAGCGGCTACTGCTCCCTGATttagaccacacacacacacacacacataaaccaACACCTGTGAacacgacacacacacattaggaCAAAGAGCCCCTTTTGAGAAAGCTGTGGACTTTTCATGACTTTTGCACACTTTGTAAAAACAACGCTGCTCTACAACGCAAATACAGCTCAGCCTTTTcgtttttattttgagatttttttaatttaggacCTTGTTTAGATTATCAACTATCCTCGTTTTATACTTGTATCAGTGCAGTTAAATATAAAGGTAGAAGCCAAAGTTGGACAACATGTATAGTTGACCGATGTTTCTGTCTCCAgcatgcttttgttgttgttctcagaGCACCTTGCCTTAGCAGGCACATCTGTATCAATGCTGGGCGGACTTTTCCTCTGCTGTGTCCAGTGCTTCATCCCGTCCCCTCTCTCACAGACTCAATATTCTGCTGCTTATGGAGAAacttatcgagccgagccgagcttCGTCTCACCACTTACAGTCAGAGACTCGTGTCTGTTGTCCCCTCAGCTGCCTCCTTTTCTTTCCAAGTGTTTTGGAACAgagttttagttcttttaatGACTTGGACTTCAagtctttgctgtgttttgaaGAATGCATAAATCCAAGATACTGGCACCAGTAAGTTTTCCACTGAGTGacaaaagaagaggaaactTTGTTTAACATtgcacagtgtttttttttgtattattttaatggAGTGTGACttacaggcacacacacactcagacagatAATATCAGAAGGATCACTGGTGCTGCTACAGTATTattttttgggattttttttttttttataaatcctttTGACCAGTCACAGACAAAGGAAAAGTGTTCAATATTAAACAGGCCAGTGAGTCATCAGGGTGTTTCCACAGAATTTGTAAAATCAAAGGAAAAAGCTGTGGCTTCTCATTGCTAATGGCTTTCCCAGTGCTCCCGTCCCTGGGTCAGTatctgaaaaacacaagtgtGCTGTACCTCAGACCTCTGACCATGTCTGCAGTATTAACAGCTGGTATTCTTCATGGAAGCTCACATCTAAGAGTCTGATCTCTAGATATGGACTGATTCATGTCCTGCCACATGTAACTTTTAAAACCttattggggttttttgtgCATGGTCATTCTGTGTGccattcttttctgtttgtttgtccagaGAACTGCCCTCAGAGgccatttattacaaaaaaaatctaacttatACATAAAACATTGCAAGTAACAgggttgttttaatttagtaGTATTCTAAACCAAAATGGAATTAAGGTTTTACGCGCTTATTAAACTGGGATTGCTACTTGTTTGGTTAAAGATATGTTGAAACATGTAAACTAAATTGTAAATTGTATATTTTAGGACTTTACCCAGATAATTCTTGTATGAACTGTAAAGCTGAATGCATACAAACCGCCCAATgtattaaactaaataaaattgtccttttttctgAGTAAAAGTGAATATGTTGCTGTTACAGAAATAGTTCAGCCATGTTGAAATGGGTTTTAATtgaaaggttattaaaaattaaTGTCTTAATGTTCTTTGAAAGGCCTTTGATTAAAAAGAATAGATTAATTCTAACAggattaatgagctaatggctggtctgaATGGAGTCAAATCCAAAGTAGGTCATGCTGTCATAAAATGGAAGTCTGAACTCGATCCAATCTAACAACTTTCTACaagtaaaacaattattgttctTATCTTTTTCACAAAAGTGGCTGAGCTCTGCCTATAATCCGAGCTGAACAGCCAGTCTTGTGTAACGGCATCTAAGCTTTGAGAAGTTGTCAGCAGAGAAGACCGATGACTCTGATGTCATGGTTGCCATGTTGGAAATGTCACTGTTAGGTGATGGGTTTTTCACTCGGAGCCGACTGCATTCCTCTGTCCTCCCAATAAAGACGTTTGTTTGAACAGTGTTTGAGGAATGCTCAGAACCCAGACATGTGATTCGTCTAAATCAACCTCTCAGGAAGCGCCACCACAGCCATAACTCACTGCATCAGCACATCAGTTCTAGGGCAAAAACTGAGAAGTTAGTTTTGGCAGCTAAATGACCCCTCCCCCGCCGTGTAGCCCTCATCTCATGCCACTGTCCAAGGAGTTATCTCGAAATACAGTCACATGACAGTTTCCTCATTCCTACTCTAGAAAACCATCAAATACTCAACTGATTTGTCAGATTTAATATGTATATCAATAGAATCGATCAGTTCATTTGAATCTGTTGGGGAAGATTCTGTTTTATTGAGTATTTGACTATTTCTTgagcaaaaacatcaactttaGCACTAATAAGTAGTGGTATTGGTTAGATGCCTTCCTGATTAGGTTGATTGgcggtttttgttttaaagaaatacgTTGTTAAATTTAGATATGTATATTTTGGTCAGTCATATTTTGCATTCAGTGGAGCAATGGTTacagctgtcacctcccagcaagaaggttgtaggATTGCTTcccacctggggcctttctgggtggagttttcatgttttccctgtgctcacgtggttTATATGTGTTAGCTCTCATTACCAGATCAAAGTTTATcgatcaaaatatttaattacttCATTTATTCATCCGTATGGTTTGTCAGATAGCAGCACTTGAGAGCAGAATCTGTTTAATTACAGGGAAATTTCAGTCATAAGTTACTAATAAAGAGAccaaatttgtcttttaaacttatataacaaaaaaaccccaaatccattaaaatcacaaacaattaagatcaacaaacaacacaaaaaaagactttaaaatttgcaaataatATTCTGAATTTTGGCACCAGATGATTACTTTTAAATTATCTGAACCTTATCGaaacatttatattaatttaacaATGATCTAACAAGGTAATACTTCTAAAGCAGGATTTAACCATTTTATGATCTGAAATAGGCCTTAAAGTAAGTGAGGAAGACCTGCTCATAGTAAATTtgcacatgtcccatattccttccatttcttgatgatggatttaacggggtggcacagtggcgcagtggttagagctgtcgcttcccagcaagaaggttgtaggatcggttcctgacctggggccttccTGGGTGGAGtctacatgttctccctgtgcacatgtgggtttcctcccacatgttaggttcattggtaactctaaaattgtgtgagagtgtgaatgattgtctttatgtgtccctgtgatggacttgtgacctgtccagggtgtcccccacctctcgcacagtgactgctggagacaggcaccagctccccatgacccagaatggagaagtgtgtaaagaagatggatggatggatgtttaacATCCCATGGACCATTTTGAGCTTGAAAACATGTCCAGTGtctaaaatgttcataaaagCAGATTTGCAGCAGAATGTCAGAAGGTCATTCAGGTTGGGCTGCCTGTGAGTTCagagtttaacagaaataataataaacatactTCAAGTTATTCTAATATGTAAAAGATAAAGACAGACCTGGCTGTAATAACAGTTCAACAATTCAGTTAAGATTGTGACTTTTTTGAAGCCATTTAATCCTAAATAACCAACAAGCTGGTCTGTTATTTATGTTAACTATTTTCTGAGACCTCCGGATGCAACctaatactttgttttttctacttagtttattcatttaccacaaaacagtaaaataagtAGAATAATGCAAACtagaaaaagtaaagtttgCACAGAATTTTTGGAGAATTTTCTTGTACAGAACTAAATTGAACTTTATTGATTTAACCCCTTTCCAACAGGCATGTAGATCAAGGGGCTTCACACAAAAGAaatttaatgataaaaataaagattacaaagtaaattaaaaagtagAAGCAATTCATAactcaagttaaaaaaaatttaaattcagtaacaatgtaaatataaaaatgcaaaatcatAGTCTTAAAAGGTCGAAATCATGCAGTCTGATAAAAGTTGTATAGAGTATacaatattaaaatgttataaattgatttttctcaaatacaaaaaaaataataatacaagcCCATCCTCATCTTTCACAGTTAATCTGATACATTAAAGAATCTAAGCTTTTGGTTTTTATCCATTATTACAAATTGAAAACATATAAATATGCCTTCATATTTATCACTATTTTCTCCTTTCTTAGCTCTCAATGGAACAAGGGGACTGAATGCGTATTGGGACAAATTTTAACTGATGTCCCAACTGAAAAGTGGGTGCAAATGGTTCTTAGTCCTTTAGACCTCAAATCAAACTTTTGAAGCTGTGCTTTGATTTGAGCAATTTTTGGCCTTTTTTGCATCACTTACAGATCTGGATTGTGCAATATACATGTTATCAGTTAGGTGTTGGTCTTAAATGAAGATATTCAGCTCTAAATGAGGGCTGAAATCCTGTCTGTTGCTCAGTGTTACTCTTTAAACTTCATGTAGCCCAAACAAATCCACGTCATGATGGCTGTCAGTGACCTGTCAGGACAGAGTGGATGGCAATGGATCAGAAGTATACATTAATAAGAGGcaaatataaaagaataaagtcaAAGTTACTTCCATATGAACTTTATCTTGAATTCGGTGTCATTGATTCCCCTAC includes the following:
- the LOC108245190 gene encoding ras-related protein Rab-18; this encodes MEDDILTTLKILIIGESGVGKSSLLLRFTDDTFDPEQSATIGVDFKVKTLSVDGNKAKLAIWDTAGQERFRTLTPSYYRGAQGVILVYDVTRRETFTKLDNWLNELETYCTRNDLVKMLVGNKIDKENHEVDRAEGLKFARKHSMLFIEASAKTKDGVQCAFEELVEKIIQTPGLWQSENHGRAVQLTDEDAGGGSCSGYCSLI